One segment of Drosophila ananassae strain 14024-0371.13 chromosome 3R, ASM1763931v2, whole genome shotgun sequence DNA contains the following:
- the LOC6498179 gene encoding flocculation protein FLO11, with protein sequence MIGERHKSRDLVTILGLLPLLLPLLGHGLGLASGQVVEVLAQSQSPATTASTVAPATERQTVAETKTNASQDEVPATTVRSRLDPNNEWRPLGHGDPLQKDPTYDYSPPALERVRYWAENNSTGQSNPEARKKELPPEVLRNKTKSEILVLGQASERVRTAHSHSHPHPHQYPSYNQQAKYAAIRRSYYAPTQQHLHQQSQHMPPTHLMPPPPMVMVKSSGSGMPHMEYRHSMMATGSPTSYMSYMSSPPPKQSMTSSVIYHQPTMMHHHASSSPPASTPWHPSSVSSMPPHRLSYPDPHHQETMQTYSFSRPNHHQSVSYSPNSLPGHQVGQSGSKASGAVRKPWLHELLQKEVVLNSNKPKVKPTMPATKYLMGTTKPHHSLPPAGFGISSTRPPFTYAPVTFVPGPPTIAVPTVATLLQQPEIFITPTPQTSSSGFRPMLMTSSSTTVTVPSTTPTALPIYQRTTTSSGGSTTSNRLLIPQTSNLAKRPTVAPAPSPNEATTDSLFSHYKQPAKPLLGPMYLIIEGHSKVKTYGQNEFDPHSPKLVPVISKREPVVRIADPNEKRGTVESYQVKHLHTKTTPMTTTTTTERTTSTTKVSTTKGTTKAPTKPTQKTADSTTLKDIITGPTLPTITKPTEAAKTTQSPPKLSVSTKTPLAQPLPKVESPPSGVKDLLSLLDNMFADAHEIASSASPSPQVSSSTMGTILKPISTKLLPQQPEPRIGTKGAGIESLLTDGDDDDEAAGESGSAISTETPPRATRQVFDYDQLPESRIKEGVTDSDIMEYNDGDDEEEDEENPEENDDNETATDDQLEEDETEDEEHNLLKRIDQFVDDVDDGDDDLEDLIEDLGRKQH encoded by the exons ATGATTGGTGAACGCCACAAGAGTCGCGATTTGGTTACGATACTTGGTCTGCTACCTCTCCTTCTGCCTCTCCTTGGACATGGCTTGGGACTCGCCTCTGGCCAAGTGGTCGAGGTCTTGGCTCAATCTCAATCACCGGCAACAACCGCATCCACCGTGGCACCGGCAACGGAGCGCCAGACTGTGGCCGAGACGAAGACAAATGCCAGTCAGGATGAGGTACCTGCGACAACAG TTCGATCCCGACTGGATCCAAACAACGAGTGGCGGCCACTGGGTCACGGAGATCCCCTGCAAAAGGATCCCACCTACGACTACAGCCCTCCGGCCCTGGAACGGGTGCGCTACTGGGCGGAGAACAACAGCACGGGCCAGAGTAATCCGGAGGCGAGGAAGAAGGAGCTGCCGCCAGAGGTGCTGAGGAACAAGACTAAGAGTGAAATTCTGGTCCTGGGCCAGGCCAGTGAAAGGGTGAGGACGGCACACTCGCATTCGCACCCGCATCCCCACCAGTATCCTTCGTACAACCAGCAGGCCAAGTACGCGGCTATCAGGAGGAGCTACTACGCCCCCACCCAGCAGCATCTGCATCAACAATCCCAGCACATGCCGCCCACGCACCTGATGCCCCCGCCGCCAATGGTGATGGTGAAGTCCAGTGGATCCGGCATGCCGCACATGGAGTACCGGCACAGCATGATGGCCACCGGATCACCCACGTCCTATATGAGCTACATGAGTTCGCCGCCCCCGAAACAGTCGATGACTTCTTCGGTGATCTACCACCAGCCCACGATGATGCACCACCATGCCTCCTCATCCCCGCCAGCTTCGACTCCTTGGCACCCCAGTAGTGTGTCCAGCATGCCGCCACATCGTCTGAGCTACCCGGATCCCCATCACCAGGAAACCATGCAGACCTACAGCTTCTCGCGGCCCAATCACCATCAGTCGGTCAGCTACTCCCCCAACTCCCTGCCAGGACACCAGGTAGGACAGAGCGGATCTAAGGCATCGGGAGCGGTGAGGAAGCCCTGGTTGCATGAACTACTCCAGAAAGAGGTGGTGTTGAACAGCAACAAGCCCAAAGTGAAGCCCACAATGCCAGCCACCAAGTACTTGATGGGCACTACTAAGCCGCATCATTCTCTGCCACCGGCTGGCTTTGGAATTAGTTCCACACGTCCTCCCTTTACCTACGCCCCTGTGACCTTTGTGCCAGGACCTCCCACTATAGCGGTACCCACAGTGGCCACccttcttcagcagccagAGATCTTTATAACACCCACTCCCCAGACTAGCAGTTCGGGATTCAGGCCCATGCTGATGACCAGCTCCTCCACAACTGTGACCGTTCCCTCGACCACGCCCACAGCTCTGCCCATTTACCAAAGGACAACCACTTCCAGTGGCGGCAGTACTACCAGCAATCGGTTGCTAATCCCACAGACAAGCAACCTGGCCAAGAGGCCCACTGTAGCTCCAGCTCCCTCGCCcaatgaggccacaacagactcgcttttctcgcactacAAGCAGCCGGCGAAACCACTACTGGGTCCTATGTACCTCATCATTGAAGGCCACTCCAAGGTGAAGACCTATGGCCAAAACGAATTTGATCCACACAGCCCCAAGTTAGTGCCGGTAATATCGAAGCGGGAGCCAGTGGTTAGGATCGCAGATCCCAACGAGAAAAGGGGAACAGTGGAGTCGTATCAGGTGAAGCATTTGCATACAAAGACCACACCCATGACAACCACAACTACTACCGAGAGGACCACAAGTACCACCAAGGTCTCAACCACTAAGGGAACTACAAAAGCCCCCACAAAACCCACGCAAAAAACTGCAGATAGTACTACTTTGAAGGATATTATTACAGGTCCTACTCTTCCGACGATAACCAAACCAACTGAAGCTGCGAAAACCACACAAAGTCCTCCCAAACTCTCTGTAAGCACAAAGACTCCCTTGGCCCAACCATTACCGAAAGTGGAGAGCCCACCAAGTGGAGTCAAAGATCTGCTAAGCTTACTTGATAATATGTTTGCCGATGCCCATGAAATAGCCTCTTCGGCAAGTCCTTCCCCACAAGTCTCCAGTTCCACCATGGGCACTATTTTGAAACCCATAAGCACGAAATTGTTGCCGCAACAACCGGAACCCAGAATTGGCACCAAAGGAGCCGGCATAGAGAGTCTCCTCACTGATggagatgatgatgatgaagcTGCTGGAGAGTCAGGGTCAGCAATTTCTACCGAGACACCACCCCGGGCTACACGTCAGGTCTTCGACTATGATCAATTGCCAGAGTCGCGGATTAAAGAAGGGGTCACCGACAGCGATATTATGGAATACAATGACGGGgatgacgaggaggaggatgaggaAAATCCAGAGGAAAACGATGACAATGAAACCGCCACCGATGACCAGTTGGAGGAAGACGAAACCGAGGATGAGGAGCACAATCTGCTCAAGCGCATCGACCAGTTCGTGGACGACGTCGACGACGGTGACGATGATCTGGAGGATTTGATCGAGGATCTGGGACGAAAGCAGCATTAG